A part of Oncorhynchus clarkii lewisi isolate Uvic-CL-2024 chromosome 17, UVic_Ocla_1.0, whole genome shotgun sequence genomic DNA contains:
- the LOC139369985 gene encoding C-type lectin domain family 4 member E-like, whose amino-acid sequence MSKVIYAEPDMNKNVKFDRGEMEERIVDIYISADTLRDGETNTKREETADTAPNNGPGAQHSERDQLQTRYNNLTTEKGHIQAKLFVIEQHCQEGWRYFDSSLYFLSTEEKTWKQSREDCKGRGADLVIINSREEQTFVLNLHLRVWIGLNDSVTEGIWKWVDGTTLTTGYWGKGQPNNGGLFPGQEDCVEIYYRQADPVQTWYDDNCGTNHNWICEKEV is encoded by the exons ATGTCAAAGGTCATCTATGCTGAGCCAGATATGAACAAGAATGTCAAATTTGacagaggtgagatggaggagaggattgtAGATATCTACATCAGTGCAGACACCCTGAGAGACGGTGAGACCAAcaccaagagagaagagacagcagacACTGCTCCTAATAATGGACCAGGAGCCCagcactcag agagagaccagctacagaccagatacaacaacctgactacagagaAAGGCCATATTCAGGCAAAGCTTTTTGTGATAG AGCAGCATTGTCAGGAGGGATGGAGATACTTTGACTCCAGTTTGTACTTCCTGTCTACTGAGGAGAAAACCTggaagcagagcagagaggactgtAAGGGGAGAGGAGCAGACCTCGTGAtcataaacagtagagaggaacag ACATTTGTCTTGAACCTCCACCTGAGAGTCTGGATTGGTCTAAATGACTCTGTTACTGAGGGGATCTGGAAGTGGGTGGATGGCACCACACTGACCACAGG GTACTGGGGGAAAGGACAGCCTAATAATGGTGGTCTGTTCCCTGGGCAGGAGGACTGTGTTGAGATATACTATAGACAAGCTGATCCTGTACAGACATGGTACGATGACAATTGTGGCACAAATCATAACTGGATCTGTGAGAAAGAGGTGTAa
- the LOC139369986 gene encoding CD209 antigen-like protein C: MSEEVYEISDGFEDDEPDTMKNTDIDGQLYANVNAFKPSTRDGVVASVHVQWWKRPSGVAAVCLGLLCVLLLAAIIGLSLYYGVIDHHNSTERNQLLASYSNLTEEKDQLQSSYNNLTKEGDQLQTERDFLSGRLTNLGWQNFDSSWYFLSDDTKTWKESREDCLERGADLVIINSDKEQEFLFNLNKGVWIGLTDSVTEGNLIWVDGTPLTNPRYWSPHQPDNGDGKPEYGEEDCVHIRNNQSHLEAWNDLSCGIKLNWICEKVL, encoded by the exons ATGTCAGAGGAAGTTTATGAAATCTCAGATGGATTTGAAGACGATGAGCCTGATACAATGAAGAACACAGACATTGATGGCCAATTATATGCCAACGTAAATGCCTTCAAGCCCAGTACAAGAGATGGAGTTGTTGCTTCAG tacatgttcagtggtggaagagaccctctggagttgctgcagtgtgtctggggctgctgtgtgttctcctactggctgcgatcataggcctgtctctctact ATGGAGTCATTGATCATCACAACTcaacagagagaaaccagctgctGGCCAGTTACAGCAATCTGACtgaagagaaagaccagctacagtccagttacaacaacctgactaaagagggAGACCAGCTACAG actgagagagattttCTTAGTGGGAGGCTTACCAATCTCG GCTGGCAGAATTTTGATTCCAGTTGGTACTTCCTGTCTGATGATACTAAAACCtggaaggagagcagagaggactgtctggagagaggagcagacctggtgatcataaacagtgataaggaacag gagtttctcttcaacctcaacaagggagtctggattggtctgactgactctgttactgAGGGGAACTTGATATGGGTGGACGGCACCCCACTGACCAACCCAAG GTACTGGTCTCCACATCAGCCTGATAATGGTGATGGCAAACCAGAATATGGTGAGGAGGACTGTGTTCACATACGTAACAATCAGAGTCATCTGGAGGCGTGGAATGACTTGTCATGTGGCATCAAACTCAACTGGATTTGTGAGAAAGTGCTTtaa
- the LOC139369715 gene encoding uncharacterized protein produces the protein MITCVFLQKQKPVQSVNGYYQLTGVVSHLGGSANSGHYISDILHASGNWFCCNDSQVSMSNEATVLRTRARSAYMLFYMFRAIEREAPAHRA, from the exons ATGATCACATGTGTTTTCTTACAGAAGCAGAAGCCAGTACAGTCAGTGAATGGTTACTACCAGCTGACTGGCGTAGTCTCTCATTTGGGAGGCTCCGCAAACTCCG GGCACTACATTAGTGACATATTGCATGCCAGTGGAAACTGGTTCTGCTGTAACGACAGCCAGGTGTCAATGTCCAATGAAGCCACTGTGCTGAGGACCAGAGCCCGGAGTGCCTACATGCTCTTCTATATGTTCAG GGCAATAGAGCGGGAGGCCCCAGCACACAGGGCCTAA